In a single window of the Serratia quinivorans genome:
- the mak_1 gene encoding Fructokinase produces the protein MSNVDRLYQRVPQLVKSWVFGGECETPIRKAVHGDSSGVRGAAWLWPQL, from the coding sequence ATGAGCAACGTGGATCGGTTGTACCAGCGGGTGCCGCAGTTGGTGAAATCCTGGGTGTTCGGTGGCGAATGTGAAACCCCGATCCGCAAGGCGGTTCACGGCGATTCCAGCGGCGTGCGCGGCGCGGCGTGGCTGTGGCCGCAACTTTAA
- a CDS encoding Antitoxin of toxin-antitoxin stability system has product MPIQANMHEAKSNLSQLADKAAQGETVIIAKAGKPYVQLVAIKGQTRKPGAARGQFTVPDNFNDGDADITALFEGDE; this is encoded by the coding sequence ATGCCTATTCAGGCCAATATGCACGAAGCCAAATCCAACCTGAGCCAACTGGCGGATAAAGCCGCACAGGGAGAGACCGTGATTATAGCGAAAGCAGGGAAGCCTTATGTTCAGCTGGTGGCCATCAAGGGGCAAACCCGCAAACCGGGTGCTGCCAGGGGCCAATTCACCGTACCGGACAATTTTAATGATGGCGATGCAGACATCACCGCACTGTTTGAGGGCGACGAGTGA
- a CDS encoding PIN domain, with protein sequence MKRLLLDTHALLWWLIDDPSLGENARRQIADPGNVVYVSAASIWEISIKRALGKLTLPEDIFEIIDAEDFLPLPMAAFHGQQAGQLPPHHQDPFDRMLIAQAQAEGLTLVSADAAFPQYGIRVFDARR encoded by the coding sequence GTGAAACGTCTGCTGCTGGATACCCATGCGCTGTTGTGGTGGCTGATAGACGATCCCAGCCTGGGGGAGAACGCCAGAAGGCAGATCGCCGATCCCGGCAATGTGGTGTATGTCAGCGCGGCCAGCATTTGGGAGATTTCGATTAAGCGTGCGTTGGGCAAGCTGACGCTGCCGGAGGATATCTTCGAGATAATTGATGCAGAAGATTTTTTGCCGTTGCCGATGGCGGCCTTTCACGGTCAGCAGGCGGGCCAGTTGCCGCCGCATCATCAGGATCCTTTTGATCGCATGCTGATCGCCCAGGCGCAGGCCGAAGGGCTGACGTTGGTTTCCGCCGACGCCGCTTTTCCGCAGTATGGCATCCGGGTGTTTGACGCCCGGCGCTAA